In Fusobacterium canifelinum, a genomic segment contains:
- a CDS encoding ISL3 family transposase yields MILLSLSNFIKTILNIQDDNISFPEEDYCQIIQKGNYVIKVFKGFLKSNYCSCSHCNSKNIVKNGSRERNIKFIPFQNYNIELNLSIQRHICKDCKKTFSPSTSVAKDNSNISNNLKYAIAQELQENISLTFIAKKYNLSISSIQRIMDECYSDFKVNKDHLPETICIDEFKSVKNIDGAMSFIFADYQTKNIIDIVEDRRLNSLTEYFSRFSLEARNNVKYICMDMYSPYISLVKSIFPESEIVLDKFHILNLVSRAFNQTRISIMNSLKDDSLKRKLKLFWKLLQKYYPDLCQEPYYCPSFKYKLSTKQKVDYLLEKSPELDVNFNIYQDILQSIRHNNFKRFENIVKKNLAKKEKVSKKMLVALKTLKKYMKHIENMFKSNITNGLIEGLNNKIKSIKRTAFGYSNFSNFKKRILIQAGIISISA; encoded by the coding sequence GTGATTTTATTGTCTCTATCTAATTTTATCAAAACTATTTTAAATATTCAAGATGATAATATTTCTTTTCCAGAAGAAGATTATTGTCAGATTATTCAAAAAGGTAATTATGTGATTAAAGTTTTTAAAGGATTTCTTAAATCTAATTATTGTTCTTGTTCTCATTGTAATTCTAAAAATATTGTTAAAAATGGTTCTAGAGAACGTAATATTAAATTTATTCCTTTTCAAAATTACAACATTGAACTTAATCTTAGTATACAAAGACATATCTGTAAAGATTGTAAAAAAACTTTTTCTCCTTCTACTAGTGTTGCTAAAGATAATTCTAATATTTCTAATAACCTTAAATACGCTATTGCGCAAGAACTTCAAGAAAATATTTCTCTTACTTTTATTGCTAAGAAGTACAATCTTTCTATTTCTTCAATTCAAAGAATTATGGATGAGTGTTACTCTGATTTTAAGGTTAATAAAGACCATTTACCTGAAACTATATGCATTGATGAGTTTAAGTCAGTTAAAAATATTGATGGTGCTATGTCTTTTATCTTTGCTGATTATCAAACTAAAAATATTATTGATATTGTGGAAGATAGAAGATTAAATTCCTTGACAGAATACTTTTCAAGATTTTCACTTGAAGCTAGGAATAATGTAAAATATATCTGTATGGATATGTATTCTCCATATATTAGTTTGGTAAAATCTATTTTTCCTGAGTCTGAGATAGTATTAGATAAATTTCATATTCTTAATCTAGTTAGTAGAGCTTTTAACCAAACTAGAATATCTATTATGAATTCTCTTAAAGATGATTCATTAAAAAGAAAATTAAAACTATTTTGGAAATTACTCCAAAAATATTATCCTGACCTTTGTCAAGAACCATATTATTGTCCAAGCTTTAAATACAAACTTAGTACTAAGCAAAAAGTGGACTATCTTCTAGAAAAGAGTCCTGAATTAGATGTTAATTTTAATATATATCAAGATATTCTTCAATCAATAAGACATAATAACTTTAAAAGATTTGAAAATATTGTAAAGAAAAATTTAGCTAAAAAAGAGAAAGTGTCTAAAAAAATGCTAGTAGCTTTAAAGACTTTAAAAAAATATATGAAACACATTGAAAATATGTTTAAGTCAAACATTACAAATGGGTTGATAGAAGGTTTAAACAACAAAAT
- a CDS encoding ISL3 family transposase — MISLSLSNFIKTILNIQDDNISFPEEDYCQIIQKGNYVIKVFKGFLKSNYCSCPHCNSKNIVKNGSRERNIKFIPFQNYNIELNLSIQRHICKDCKKTFSPSTSVAKDNSNISNNLKYAIAQELQENISLTFIAKKYNLSISSIQRIMDECYSDFKVNKDHLPETICIDEFKSVKNIDGAMSFIFADYQTKNIIDIVEDRRLNSLTEYFSRFSLEARNNVKYICMDMYSPYISLVKSIFPESEIVLDKFHIVNLVSRAFNQTRISIMNSLKDDSLKRKLKLFWKLLQKYYPDLCQEPYYCPSFKYKLSTKQKVDYLLEKSPELDVNFNIYQDILQSIRHNNFKRFENIVKKNLAKKEKVSKKMLVALKTFKKYMKHIENMFKSNITNGLIEGLNNKIKSIKRTAFGYSNFSNFKKRILIQAGIISIGA, encoded by the coding sequence GTGATTTCATTGTCTCTATCTAATTTTATCAAAACTATTTTAAATATTCAAGATGATAATATTTCTTTTCCAGAAGAAGATTATTGTCAGATTATTCAAAAAGGTAATTATGTGATTAAAGTTTTTAAAGGTTTTCTTAAATCTAATTATTGTTCTTGTCCTCATTGTAATTCTAAAAATATTGTTAAAAATGGTTCTAGAGAACGTAATATTAAATTTATTCCTTTTCAAAATTACAACATTGAACTTAATCTTAGTATACAAAGACATATCTGTAAAGATTGTAAAAAAACTTTTTCTCCTTCTACTAGTGTTGCTAAAGATAATTCTAATATTTCTAATAACCTTAAATACGCTATTGCGCAAGAACTTCAAGAAAATATTTCTCTTACTTTTATTGCTAAGAAGTACAATCTTTCTATTTCTTCAATTCAAAGAATTATGGATGAGTGTTACTCTGATTTTAAGGTTAATAAAGACCATTTACCTGAAACTATATGCATTGATGAGTTTAAGTCAGTTAAAAATATTGATGGTGCTATGTCTTTTATCTTTGCTGATTATCAAACTAAAAATATTATTGATATTGTGGAAGATAGAAGATTAAATTCCTTGACAGAATACTTTTCAAGATTTTCACTTGAAGCTAGGAATAATGTAAAATATATCTGTATGGATATGTATTCTCCATATATTAGTTTGGTAAAATCTATTTTTCCTGAGTCTGAGATAGTATTAGATAAATTTCATATTGTTAATCTAGTTAGTAGAGCTTTTAACCAAACTAGAATATCTATTATGAATTCTCTTAAAGATGATTCATTAAAAAGAAAATTAAAACTATTTTGGAAATTACTCCAAAAATATTATCCTGACCTTTGTCAAGAACCATATTATTGTCCAAGCTTTAAATACAAACTTAGTACTAAGCAAAAAGTGGACTATCTTCTAGAAAAGAGTCCTGAATTAGATGTTAATTTTAATATATATCAAGATATTCTTCAATCAATAAGACATAATAACTTTAAAAGATTTGAAAATATTGTAAAGAAAAATTTAGCTAAAAAAGAGAAAGTATCTAAAAAAATGCTAGTAGCTTTAAAGACTTTTAAAAAATATATGAAACACATTGAAAATATGTTTAAGTCAAACATTACAAATGGGTTGATAGAAGGTTTAAACAACAAAATTAAGTCAATAAAGAGAACAGCATTTGGATATTCAAATTTTAGTAATTTTAAAAAGCGCATATTAATTCAAGCAGGAATTATATCAATTGGTGCTTAA
- a CDS encoding MBOAT family O-acyltransferase — protein sequence MLFTTNIFLFLFFPFCILGYFTLDYFNRIKLNNLYLVLASLFFYAWAGINVALYFIIFIIYIYLASHLLENSENDQQRKIRLISVLISLVGLLVYIKYFNFFILNFNFIFKLELTQKNIIVPLGISFITFEAISYILDVYWKKAKATTLLDIALFLSFFPKVVSGPIVLWRDFSSQINNRKVSLDLLYNGVEKIMIGFAKKTIIADTLGLTVSNIMENLEYGIDNVTAIGGMLCYTLQLYYDFSGYSDIAIGISNCFGFEIKENFNFPYISTSITEFWRRWHISLGTWFREYLYIPLGGNKKGNIYLNLFIVFLITGIWHGARWNYIIWGGIHGFFIVLERYLNKNTVWYNKINLIYKRIFTFLIVSFSWIIFMLPEWSMVKKYYAFIFTITQRKLDFTYSYYFNSKVITLIVIGFLGAVLCKEIKNEKIKMVVYPILFILAIIFMINSTYSPFLYFQF from the coding sequence ATGTTATTCACAACTAATATTTTTTTATTTTTATTTTTTCCATTTTGTATATTGGGATATTTTACTTTAGACTATTTTAACAGAATAAAATTAAATAATTTATACTTAGTTTTAGCAAGTTTATTTTTTTATGCTTGGGCTGGAATAAATGTAGCTTTATATTTTATTATATTCATTATTTACATTTATCTAGCATCACATTTATTAGAAAATTCTGAAAATGATCAACAAAGAAAAATAAGATTAATTTCAGTTTTAATATCACTTGTAGGTTTATTAGTTTATATTAAATATTTTAATTTCTTTATTCTTAATTTTAATTTTATTTTTAAGCTTGAGTTAACACAAAAAAATATAATAGTTCCATTAGGAATATCTTTTATTACATTTGAAGCAATTTCATATATACTAGATGTATATTGGAAAAAAGCTAAAGCAACTACTTTATTAGATATAGCATTATTTTTATCATTTTTTCCAAAAGTTGTTTCAGGACCTATTGTATTATGGAGGGACTTCTCTTCTCAAATAAATAATAGAAAAGTTTCCTTAGATTTATTATATAATGGGGTAGAAAAAATTATGATAGGTTTTGCTAAAAAGACAATTATAGCAGATACTTTAGGGCTTACTGTTTCTAACATAATGGAAAATTTAGAATATGGTATTGATAATGTGACAGCAATTGGAGGAATGTTATGTTATACATTACAGTTGTATTATGATTTTTCAGGATATTCAGATATAGCAATTGGAATTAGTAATTGTTTTGGATTTGAAATAAAAGAAAATTTTAATTTTCCATATATTTCTACTTCAATAACAGAGTTTTGGAGAAGGTGGCATATTTCACTTGGAACATGGTTTAGAGAATATTTGTATATACCATTGGGTGGAAATAAAAAAGGAAATATTTATCTGAATTTATTTATAGTATTTTTAATAACTGGAATTTGGCATGGAGCAAGATGGAACTATATTATATGGGGAGGAATACATGGATTCTTTATTGTATTAGAGCGTTATTTAAATAAAAATACAGTATGGTACAATAAAATTAATTTAATTTACAAAAGAATATTTACTTTTTTAATTGTTTCATTTTCTTGGATAATTTTTATGTTGCCTGAATGGTCAATGGTAAAAAAATATTATGCTTTTATATTCACTATTACACAAAGAAAATTAGATTTTACATATAGTTATTATTTTAATAGCAAAGTAATAACACTAATTGTTATTGGATTTTTAGGTGCTGTTTTATGTAAAGAAATAAAGAATGAGAAAATAAAGATGGTAGTTTATCCAATTTTATTCATATTAGCAATAATTTTTATGATAAATTCTACATATAGCCCATTTCTATATTTTCAATTTTAA
- a CDS encoding alginate O-acetyltransferase AlgX-related protein — protein MKQLRKIFILFFMLLLFLPLIFFNWKDDYVSLIDNRKLKKFPSKENLNGSDVTDYIQNYINDRIGGREKIINIYTVLNDKVFNLLVHPSYTYGKDGYIFFKMRRNIEYQEYHRQFAETIKKIQIYCEERGVPFYFVFNPQKDYVYSEYLPKGVNYNREWVNRLAEDLKELEVNYIDNSDFLKEKAKKEFVFNKKYDAGHWNDLGAFLGMNNVYEKIHQKNPNFLILSENYYNKLSKVQESLPVSYFKINEEVPNWELKVNYEDISKEYMNEVKLNNSFRYFNYYKNLSQEAKDSLKLLIFCGSYLNSRWKFAIPTAKEYIGIHNYQNILDIPYYFNIFKPDLVIFEVAEYTITDRYFSTKKMSQLDFPPFLDEYKKSQAKMISDIDILNYDIKFNIEEGNKITKLTLSGLPRNAKYVYLSIKDKTYDFMKVDDFIYELSLLKEVLEENPKYEIFYMTNKGEVYRF, from the coding sequence ATGAAACAATTAAGAAAAATATTTATACTATTTTTTATGTTATTACTTTTTCTTCCATTAATTTTTTTTAATTGGAAAGATGATTATGTTTCATTAATAGATAATAGAAAACTAAAAAAATTTCCAAGTAAAGAAAATTTAAATGGGAGTGATGTAACAGATTATATTCAAAATTATATAAATGATAGAATAGGTGGAAGAGAGAAAATAATTAATATATATACTGTACTAAATGATAAAGTTTTTAATTTATTGGTACATCCTTCATATACTTATGGAAAAGATGGTTATATATTTTTTAAAATGAGAAGAAATATTGAATATCAGGAATATCATAGACAATTTGCTGAAACAATAAAAAAAATACAGATATATTGTGAAGAAAGGGGAGTTCCTTTTTATTTTGTGTTCAATCCACAAAAAGACTATGTTTATTCAGAATATTTGCCTAAAGGTGTAAATTATAATAGGGAATGGGTCAATAGACTTGCGGAAGATTTAAAAGAGTTAGAAGTTAATTATATAGATAATTCTGATTTTTTAAAAGAAAAAGCAAAAAAAGAATTTGTATTTAACAAAAAATATGATGCTGGTCATTGGAATGATTTAGGGGCATTTTTAGGAATGAATAATGTTTATGAAAAAATACATCAAAAAAATCCTAATTTTTTAATATTATCTGAAAATTATTATAATAAACTTTCTAAAGTACAAGAATCTCTTCCAGTTTCATATTTTAAGATTAATGAAGAGGTTCCTAATTGGGAGTTAAAAGTAAATTATGAAGATATAAGTAAAGAATATATGAATGAAGTAAAACTAAATAACTCATTTAGATATTTTAATTATTATAAAAATCTTAGTCAAGAGGCTAAAGACTCTTTAAAATTATTAATATTTTGTGGAAGTTATTTAAACAGCAGATGGAAGTTTGCAATTCCTACTGCAAAAGAATATATAGGTATACATAACTATCAAAATATTCTAGATATTCCTTATTATTTTAATATTTTTAAACCTGATTTAGTTATATTTGAAGTAGCAGAGTATACTATTACAGATCGTTATTTCAGTACTAAAAAAATGTCCCAGTTGGATTTTCCACCATTTTTAGATGAATACAAAAAGAGTCAGGCAAAAATGATATCAGATATAGATATATTAAATTATGATATAAAATTTAATATAGAAGAAGGGAATAAAATAACTAAATTAACATTGTCTGGGTTACCAAGAAATGCTAAATACGTTTATCTTTCTATTAAAGATAAAACTTATGATTTTATGAAAGTAGATGACTTTATATATGAATTATCTTTATTAAAAGAAGTTTTAGAAGAAAATCCAAAATATGAGATTTTTTATATGACAAATAAAGGTGAAGTATATAGATTTTAA
- a CDS encoding dTDP-glucose 4,6-dehydratase, translating to MVKTYLITGAAGFIGANFLKYILKKYKDINVIVVDSLTYAGNLGTIKEELKDNRVKFEKVDIRDRKEIERVFSENKVDYVVNFAAESHVDRSIENPQIFLETNILGTQNLLDNAKKAWTVSKDDNVYPVYREGVKYLQVSTDEVYGSLSKDYDEPIELVIDDEDVKKVVKNRKNLKTYGNKFFTEESPADPRSPYSASKTGADHIVIAYGETYKLPINITRCSNNYGPYHFPEKLIPLMIKNILEGKKLPVYGKGDNVRDWLYVEDHCKGIDLVLRNAKVGEVYNIGGFNEEKNINIVKLVIDILKEELTNNDEYKKVLKTDISNINYDLITYVQDRLGHDMRYAIDPSKIAKDLGWYPETDFETGIRKTVKWYLENQDWVNEVVSGDYQKYYDRMYGNR from the coding sequence ATGGTAAAGACATATCTAATAACAGGAGCAGCAGGTTTTATAGGAGCAAACTTTTTAAAATACATATTAAAGAAGTATAAAGATATAAATGTAATCGTTGTAGATTCATTGACTTATGCAGGGAATTTAGGAACAATAAAAGAAGAATTAAAAGATAATAGAGTTAAATTTGAAAAAGTTGATATTAGAGATAGAAAAGAAATAGAGAGAGTATTTTCTGAAAATAAGGTAGATTATGTTGTTAATTTTGCAGCAGAATCTCATGTAGACAGATCTATTGAAAATCCACAAATATTCTTAGAAACAAATATATTAGGAACTCAAAATCTATTAGATAATGCTAAGAAAGCTTGGACAGTATCAAAAGATGATAATGTATATCCTGTGTATAGAGAAGGGGTAAAATATCTACAAGTTTCTACTGATGAAGTATACGGAAGCTTATCAAAAGATTATGATGAACCTATAGAACTTGTAATTGATGATGAAGATGTAAAAAAAGTTGTTAAGAATAGAAAAAATTTAAAAACTTATGGGAATAAATTCTTTACAGAAGAAAGCCCAGCAGATCCAAGAAGTCCTTATTCAGCTTCAAAAACAGGAGCAGATCATATAGTTATAGCTTATGGAGAAACATATAAGTTACCAATTAATATAACAAGATGTTCAAATAACTATGGACCTTATCATTTTCCAGAAAAGTTAATACCTTTGATGATAAAAAATATTTTAGAAGGAAAGAAACTTCCAGTATATGGAAAAGGTGATAATGTAAGAGATTGGCTATATGTTGAAGACCATTGTAAAGGAATAGACTTAGTATTAAGAAATGCAAAAGTTGGAGAAGTATATAATATAGGTGGCTTCAACGAAGAAAAAAATATAAATATAGTTAAATTAGTGATTGATATATTAAAAGAAGAACTTACAAATAATGATGAATATAAGAAAGTTTTAAAAACAGATATATCAAATATTAACTATGATTTGATAACTTATGTACAAGATAGATTAGGACATGATATGAGATATGCAATAGATCCATCTAAAATAGCAAAAGATTTAGGTTGGTATCCAGAAACAGATTTTGAAACAGGAATAAGAAAGACGGTTAAGTGGTATTTAGAAAATCAAGACTGGGTTAATGAAGTTGTATCAGGTGATTATCAAAAATACTATGATAGAATGTATGGAAATAGATAA